The genomic DNA AAATATTcctaatataaatttaaaacatCAAAATTTCtctatattcatatatttataaatatatactttgggattaaaaaaaaaaaaaagaaaaaatcaaaatatcaatattgttatttaatattttatataaaaatgaacaaaGAAACATGtcattctatatatatatatatatatatgtgtgtgtgtgtgaTTAACCTTTTTGTATATTACTTATATCAAACTATAATCctcaatattttataaattcaaaAGTATTCTgacattatttaaaattcgTATTTATTCAACAGTTGCTTCAGTATATATAACAAAGTAATAATTCATGCACTTTAAGAttcatttatcatttttttattaaaatagtAATCTAAAATTCAAACTTAGCATGTAATCCTTACatatttaacaaaaaaaaaaaaaaaaaaaaaaaaaaaggtaaaaaaaatatatatttttttttactgaGAAAGGAAAGAAAgtcttaaaaatattcatacatTGATTTTTATTAATCTAATAGtgtattcatttattaaacCATAATACTAATAATAAACCTGCtctgaaaaatataaataaaaaattcgtACCTATAATATTAACCTTTAAAATGTTTATCTTAAAGAATTATGAACCCTTTATTGTGCTCATTCAATAATTATAgaacatattaaataaataaatatatatatatatatatatatatatatattgtgatGTAAGAATATTCATTACATTTACAACCAACATATCAAAGAAAAAGTTAATAAGAAATAAACAACCCTAGTTGTAAATCATTTTAACCAAAGAAGTATAAgcttctatatatattttatattttaatgataaatactctaaagttttatatttctaaAGTTATTATCTcgtgaaataaaaataaataggaaaaaaaaaaaaaaaaaaaaatcacacgttctaaataattatatatataataaattaatttttatttactaaCATAAAATAACGGACAatcaataattataaataatttttcttcatatataacattatgtatatataaaacataagtTATGtaatatgaaaagaaaaaaaatatttaaatatataaaaaaattaaaataacgGACgttctaaaaataaaaaaaactcacggtcttaaataatatatatatatatatgtataatcgTACGTACCTAAGAATAAAatcaatattttattattgttatttttttttctgtaaaaattattataacttatatgtatataaaaaaaatgaaaatctataaatatatttatatatgtgtttatgataacgtatatatataaataacatatatacttcataacatatataataataaagttacacattgcaaaaaaaaataatttcaatGTGTGAATCATCTTCTCTCTctctctcttttttttttttttttttttttttttttttttttttttcatcttgaAATCGTATATATATCGgtgtatatgtatgtaataaattatatatatgtatacataaattttattttattttttttttttttttttatcatcaacTTTTAATGTTGTGAATCCATATGTATGAACCAaaactatatataatgatgtatattatacataagttcataaaaaataaaaattctatgtatattttttttttcttatgtataatatttactataattatattagtcaatatatatatatatatataaaggttCATACTTGAAATATGAGTGTTcaatgatatattttgtaaCAGGCACATTATGTACAATATTGTGTaccttaatatatatatataatttgttatatataatatactttaATATAactatttaaatataaaaatctatatgtaattatattaatatatttatatttctctctctctatatatatactcaACTCATTTATcagtattataaaataaaaaaaattatcgagaatattatataaatatatattccagaaaagaaatattcaAATGAGAGAgtgaaagaagaaaaaaaaataatacactCAAAACATATTacagtatttatatatatttatatatataaatcatatatatgatatttggtgtgtatatttttttcttctgcatgtgtttttttttttttttttttttttttttggtaaataaataaataaatatgtatatatttattcatctTTGTCGTCCTTAGAGCTATCTAATTCTTCAGAATCGGATCCATCATTCAccttatcttttttattatttttgtttttccaGCTCTTATATCCTATACTTCCAAATAAACCACCTAAGGTTATAGCCAAAGCAACAGCAGCAGTAGATATGaggattttctttttcttcaaaaGGTTTTCTAATGTTCTGTCGATATCCTTCAACGCATGCTTATCTTCATTTCCAGAAAAAAGGTTAAGGCTTAAAACACATCCTAAGAAGCTAACGAATAGGATTATGTTTAAAAGAATGATGTGGCTAGAACTCTTCATTTTGTCGGCAATCggataagaagaaaaaaaataatataaaaataaagtttttcaaatatatatatatttatatgtatattttttgttctttttttttggggtATAGGAATGTATGGAAAATAATtctcataaaaatatatatgtatcttttaaataaaaaaaaaaaaaaaaaaattatattctgtcgaaaatattatgtaaaataataatcgataaaagaaaaaaaattattcttaaaaatataaaaatggaatattTCGAGAACAActccaaaaataaaatttttttttttttgttttgttataTGAAATTCAAGGGAAAAAAATTTTTGAGatggaaataaaaatttttatttttttattttaatttttttttaaataattttaatatatgtaataatgtataaattgattttttttttttaatttttttacatttatataaatatatatatgtataacaaaaaaataaaataataattggaCCACAATTTTATGATAAAtgcaaatatttatatagtatgttattttttttttttttttttttttcatatatgcatgctaaaattaatttattttgcaTACAAGACACatataaagatattatttagtacataaaaatatgttttccTATAAATGCTTCATAcgtatgtttttttttttttttttttttaaatgaatgaaatatatatatatatatatataacatgtaAGTAGGAAAAAATTAGCTAAAAGtagtaaaatataattagaTATGTTTGAAGTATATATAACaccttattttttctttataaagGAAATCATAAGTACaaataagataaaataatttttttttttaatataatataatatatatatatatatatatatatatttttttttttttttttttttttttttttttttttcattgttATTGGTGTACACTTTTTTTTGGTCTcgctcaaaaaaaaaaaaaaaaattatataggtGTATGTACACagcataaaaatataaagatctatagatataaatatatatatatatatatattattatatggtaAGAAAATATgtgtaaatttattatatataatgatatatacacataaattcgagtatcatttattttacatatattcattctttataaataagaatggtatatatatcatagcatttatttattattcttttcttttctttttttttttatcaataggataatttattgtttatgtaatatatgcAGCTAGCCAAAATgctatattaaaaaaaaaaaaaaaaaatatatatatatatatagtatatattattttcctcTGTATGTACACtttatattagaaaaaaaaaaaaaaaaaaaaatttttttttttttttaaataataattattatatatatacttgtaTGTACATTCTCCAAAAATatttcacttttttttttttttttttatattatcttcgttccttatacaaaatatataatatgctcTTATTGAAAatgcatataataaaaaaaaaaaaaaaaaaaaaactcttcatttattcattttcatatccatatatatcatacaaaaaataccaaggtataattaatatcacacagattttaatattaaaaaaattacaataaaataaaaaaaaaaaaaaaaaggaaataatgatatgttattttaaacgattatatttacatttgtaagaaaattatacttatcaaaaaatatatcattataattatatactttccttaattatatatataaatatatattttctttttgtatggactatattatgttattttcattttctgaTTTGTATTTTGAGAAAGGgaatgataaagaaaatatatatttgaatgtatatatgtgtattttaagtatatatatatatatatatatatatttcattattacgACAAAAGGTGGAAAACACCATTATATCTTTTCACATAAATTatcaaatttattatatatacccaGGAGAGTAATTAATTCTTTATGTGTAAACCTTCgacaattattataaaataaaaacacaaAAGGTGTAGAAAaactttataaataaaatggcTTAAATAATGCTttgatatttaaatatttaatatcaattttaaaaatatatatttcgaagaaaaaaaaatatatatatttatttatgaatgAATGAATGATATATGCCAAAATGAATATCCCtctaataaatatttctctataatatttctatggaattatttattttatttcttcaacatatatattttttaccatttaattaaaatatgtgTACATATTGATGTTATTAAGATTTTATTAAGaatgaaaagaaagaaaaatctctaatacataatattagttttataatttttttttttttttatattcatgaGATTCATCTTTTGTAAACATTTTACAATGAGACAGAGAaacaacaatatatatattacatataatatatatatatatatatatatattgacttatttcttttttcaattaatatttgcaaaaaataatataaatcaaatgtataaaataaaaaatatgtatacacTTTTGcttttcaaatatttattataaaatttattaaggATTACAAAAGGTTCATgctatattaattatatacatgtgttcttaaaaaaaaaaaaaaaaaaaaaaaaaaagcaaatatatatataaatatatataactatatgtatatttatatccccttttttttttttctttttttttttttttttatttatatggagaaaaaaaaaaaaactattcATCATTcaaaaaacattttatttttaaaagaaaaaaagagatatgaattttcatattcattttgatattattttaaaattttgaaCCTGATAAATAcacacaatatatattttattttctcatttatcttttctcctttttttttattttattattttttttttttctctgaTTCGATATGTGGATACTTTTTCAtgttcataaaataaaaacatttcttgtttaattatattatgtattataataatttatttttttactgATTAAAAATGCGATGATGAGATtaacagaaaaaaataatatacaattataacattttgaacaagtatataatatatatgtaatatatgactgattttatatttattaaagtactttttaaaaacatacctttaaaaaaaattccccttaatatatatattttaaaagcattatttcaatattatattgtagtgtatatatatatatatatatatatataatattttatatatataatatttcatatatatatatttttatatgtcccttttattttttgcgTTTTATTAATgaggatataaaaaaaaatggaagaaCTGAAAACTTGCCCATTCACGAATGTGATTCCGTACGGGTtgttatatgataaattaaaaaaagaaaaaaataatgaagtaCCAGAAAATTATGTAATAGAAGAATTTGATAAGCtgttaaaaaattatgagaGACCAAATGTATACGATGAGATAGGAAATGCAACATTTAAGAACGATGAAGATTTGATAACATTTCAAATAGATTTAGATTATACAGTagagaatatatttaaaaatatgatatataatgaaaGTGGTTCAAATAATagtatattaaatgatatatttatgcCATATAGGACATTATTAagtaaagataaaaattatgtgtCTGTTCCTATTATTCGTATATATAGTTTAAGAAAAGATGGATGTAGTGTATTAATAaatgttcataatttttttccttatttttatgttgAAAAACCTGATGATTTTGATAATGaggatttaataaaattagaaaTGTTAATGAATGagaatttaaatttaaatagtcaatataaaatatatgaaaagaaaatattaaaaattgaaATTGTAAAAACAGAAAGTTTaatgtattttaaaaaaaatggaaaaaaagattttttaaaaattacaGTTTTATTACCAAAAATGGTACCctcattaaaaaaatattttgaaggTATTGtacatgtaaataataaaccAATTGGTGGTATTGTATATGAAGCTAATTTACCATTTATATTAAGATATATAATTGATCAAAAAATTACAGGATCATCATGGATAAAGTGTAAAAAAggtcattattatataagaaataaaaataaaaaaatatcaaattGTACATTCGAAATTGATATTAGTTATGAACATGTAGAACCAATTACTTTAGAAAATGAATATCAACAAATACCTAAATTAAGAATTCTTTCATTTGATATTGAATGTATAAAATTAGATGGTAAAGGATTTCCAGAAGCAAAAAATGATCCTATTATTCAAATTTCATCTATTCTATATTTTCAAGGAGAACCTATTGATAATTGtacaaaatttatttttacactTCTTGAATGTGCCAGTATACCAGGTTCAAATGTTATATGGtttaatgatgaaaaaagcATGTTAGAAGCATGGaatgaatttattattagaatTGATCCTGATTTTCTAACTggatataatatcattaattTTGATTTACCATATATACTAAATAGAGGTACAgctttaaatttaaaaaaattgaaatttTTGGGtagaataaaaaatgttgCAAGCACAGTTAAAGATTCAAGTTTTTCATCTAAACAATTTGGTACACATGaaacaaaagaaataaatattttcggAAGAATACAATTTGATGTTTATGATTTAATTAAAAGAGATTATAAATTGAAATCATATACATTAAATTATGTTTCatttgaatttttaaaagaacaaaaagaaGATGTACATTATAGTATAATGAATGATTTACAAAACGAAAGTCCAGAATCTAGAAAAAGAATAGCAACATATTGTATTAAAGATGGTGTATTACCATTAAGATTAatagataaattattatttatttataactaTGTTGAAATGGCTAGAGTTACTGGAACAccatttgtatatttattaacaCGTGGACAACAAATTAAAGTTACATCAcaattatatagaaaatgtAAAGAACTAAATTATGTTATACCTAGTACATATATGAAAGttaatacaaatgaaaaatatgaaggaGCAACTGTACTAGAACCTATTAAAGGTTATTATATTGAACCAATATCGACATTAGATTTTGCATCTTTATATCCATCTATTATGATTGCACATAATCTATGTTATTCTACTCTAATCAAAAGTAACAATGAAGTTTCAGATTtacaaaatgatgatataacaacaatacaaggaaaaaataatttaaaatttgtTAAGAAAAATGTTAAAAAGGGAATTCTCCCATTAATTGTAGAAGAATTAATAGAAGCTAGAAAAAAagttaaattattaattaaaaatgaaaaaaataatataaccaAAATGGTACTTAATGGTAGGCAATTAGCTCTCAAAATTTCAGCAAATTCTGTATATGGATATACAGGAGCATCATCAGGTGGACAATTACCATGTTTAGAAGTAGCTGTTTCTATTACTACATTAGGTAGATCTATGAttgaaaaaacaaaagaaaggGTAGAAAGTTTTTATAGTAAAAGTAATGGATATGAACATAATTCGACAGTTATCTATGGAGATACAGATTCTGTTATGGTCAAATTTGGAACtaataatattgaagaaGCCATGACACTAGGAAAAGATGCAGCAGAACGTATTAGTAAAGAATTTTTAGCACCTATAAAATTAGAATTTGAAAAAGTATATTgtccatatttattattaaataaaaaaagatatgcaggattattatatactaaTCCAAATAAACATGATAAAATGGATTGTAAAGGAATTGAAACTGTAAGAAGagatttttgtatattaataCAACAAATGATGGAAActgttttaaataaattattaattgaaaaaaatttaaatagtGCTATTGAATATAccaaaagtaaaataaaagaattgcTAACAAACAATATTGATATGAGTTTATTAGTTGTAACGAAATCATTAGGAAAAACAGATTATGAAACAAGGTTACCACATGTAGAATTAgccaaaaaattaaaacaaagaGACAGTGCTACAGCACCTAATGTTGGAGATCGAGTTAGTTATATAATTGTTAAAGGTGTTAAAGGACAAGCACAATATGAAAGAGCAGAAGATCCTTTATATGTTTTAGATAATAATCTAGCTATAgattataatcattatctAGATGCAATTAAAAGTCCTTTATCTAGAATATTTGAAGTTATTATGCAAAATTCAGATTCCTTATTTTCAGGTGATCATACAAGACATAAAACTATATTAACATCAAGTCAAACTGCCTTATccaaatttttaaaaaaatcagTTAGATGCATAGGCTGTAACAGTTCCATAAAAAAACCACCTCTATGTAACCActgtaaagaaaataaagaattctCTATCTATAtgcaaaaaattaaagatttTAAGAGTAAACAAAATGAATTCTTTCAGTTATGGACTGAATGCCAACGATGTCAAGGAAATTTACATGTGGATGTTATATGTATGAATAGGGATTGCCCTATATTTTATAGACGagcaaaaattaaaaaggatGTAGCGAATTTACAGGAACAGGTTACTTCATTAAAAATGGATTGgtgaaaaggaaaatataatgaatgggcaaattaatatatgaaaatttttttttttttttttttttttttttttttttttttgtgccACATGCTTTTCAAtcattacatataatttGAACTAAAAAAATGTTGATGGCATAAATGTTTCCATAtataagataaatatatgaccatgtattattatttatttttattctttttgaattttttgcCAAAGggcaaaataatatattttcttcatgtAAAACACtacaaatttaaaaatatatctatatgtacatatatatgtatatatatttttatttattttattataattatgtaaaaGTATAAGAActtaaatatatcttttaaatattattaataagtcttatttatataaaaatacctCTATCTTCATTATATGTGATATGTGAATAAATAcatgtttttataatacttttaaaagtattcattttttttttattccttttaATAGTttgataaaagaaataaaaataaaaagaaaataaaaagaaaaagaaaaataaaaagaaaaactatatttataaaaataatgtgtACTTGTAGGTATATATTAATCTGTCTCATATtgaattatttatgtattcaATTTTATTcctattataatttttttttttttttttttttttttttttatcatatttgtaatttttttttatttatatgtttttaaaatattaaaaattatgaaaaagaaaatatgcaCAAAGgggaaaacaaaaaaaataataaaatgttcaAAATTGTGGATTAATTGAAATatggaataatatatatatataatatatataatatatatatgtaatatattttttattccaaatatatatatgatgaggATGAATTATAATTGATACTAACATCCtgcacatattttttataatatatatatatatatatatatatatatatttatttatttatatttattcactCTTGTGTTAAATCAGAAATGTTTTCCTCGAATTCATTGTCCATACCTGTttgattaataaaataattgtcCATTTCATCAACATTAAGAGTATCATCtgatttatcattattttcattttgctGATTAACATCAAATACATTATCATATTTCATTAAATTTGAGCAAGCTAATGGAATACCACCATAACaaaatttatcatataaaaataagatagAGAATTTTGGATTAGTATTATCCATTTCTTTAAATACTTTAGGcttattaatttctttaagtaattttaattttgaaccattattattttcatatgaaTTACTTAGGATTTCttcataaattttattattattttttttaagtttttCTATATCATATACTAATGATGtaatattacaaaattttttaaaataatcattTTGCATTACAATAAATTGACATACATTCTTAGCATTTTCAAAAGATTCTtcagatataaatattgatTTCATActatcatcattttcttgatttatcatattcttatttaaat from Plasmodium sp. gorilla clade G2 genome assembly, chromosome: 10 includes the following:
- a CDS encoding protein of early gametocyte 4, with amino-acid sequence MKSSSHIILLNIILFVSFLGCVLSLNLFSGNEDKHALKDIDRTLENLLKKKKILISTAAVALAITLGGLFGSIGYKSWKNKNNKKDKVNDGSDSEELDSSKDDKDE
- a CDS encoding DNA polymerase delta catalytic subunit, which encodes MEELKTCPFTNVIPYGLLYDKLKKEKNNEVPENYVIEEFDKLLKNYERPNVYDEIGNATFKNDEDLITFQIDLDYTVENIFKNMIYNESGSNNSILNDIFMPYRTLLSKDKNYVSVPIIRIYSLRKDGCSVLINVHNFFPYFYVEKPDDFDNEDLIKLEMLMNENLNLNSQYKIYEKKILKIEIVKTESLMYFKKNGKKDFLKITVLLPKMVPSLKKYFEGIVHVNNKPIGGIVYEANLPFILRYIIDQKITGSSWIKCKKGHYYIRNKNKKISNCTFEIDISYEHVEPITLENEYQQIPKLRILSFDIECIKLDGKGFPEAKNDPIIQISSILYFQGEPIDNCTKFIFTLLECASIPGSNVIWFNDEKSMLEAWNEFIIRIDPDFLTGYNIINFDLPYILNRGTALNLKKLKFLGRIKNVASTVKDSSFSSKQFGTHETKEINIFGRIQFDVYDLIKRDYKLKSYTLNYVSFEFLKEQKEDVHYSIMNDLQNESPESRKRIATYCIKDGVLPLRLIDKLLFIYNYVEMARVTGTPFVYLLTRGQQIKVTSQLYRKCKELNYVIPSTYMKVNTNEKYEGATVLEPIKGYYIEPISTLDFASLYPSIMIAHNLCYSTLIKSNNEVSDLQNDDITTIQGKNNLKFVKKNVKKGILPLIVEELIEARKKVKLLIKNEKNNITKMVLNGRQLALKISANSVYGYTGASSGGQLPCLEVAVSITTLGRSMIEKTKERVESFYSKSNGYEHNSTVIYGDTDSVMVKFGTNNIEEAMTLGKDAAERISKEFLAPIKLEFEKVYCPYLLLNKKRYAGLLYTNPNKHDKMDCKGIETVRRDFCILIQQMMETVLNKLLIEKNLNSAIEYTKSKIKELLTNNIDMSLLVVTKSLGKTDYETRLPHVELAKKLKQRDSATAPNVGDRVSYIIVKGVKGQAQYERAEDPLYVLDNNLAIDYNHYLDAIKSPLSRIFEVIMQNSDSLFSGDHTRHKTILTSSQTALSKFLKKSVRCIGCNSSIKKPPLCNHCKENKEFSIYMQKIKDFKSKQNEFFQLWTECQRCQGNLHVDVICMNRDCPIFYRRAKIKKDVANLQEQVTSLKMDW
- a CDS encoding rhoptry neck protein 12, yielding MKRVHIYLCFIYFFFLCILKGVYNVKTQKNEGIIFNKEGNENDNENNDRNTSNNSNRINRITLNKEMYEKYNKMNNEEDNNKNLNYDLSNSKNGTKKKHFGSKSSEDKTNEKSSINSVLEKYEHMKHEEKNLQNLNKNMINQENDDSMKSIFISEESFENAKNVCQFIVMQNDYFKKFCNITSLVYDIEKLKKNNNKIYEEILSNSYENNNGSKLKLLKEINKPKVFKEMDNTNPKFSILFLYDKFCYGGIPLACSNLMKYDNVFDVNQQNENNDKSDDTLNVDEMDNYFINQTGMDNEFEENISDLTQE